ACATAAGTACGCTTTTAAATTAAACTTAATATCAAATTTGAGATTTAAATCAATTGGTTACTTACATAATACAATCAAAAGTTTATAAGAATTTAATTCAAAATTAGATCAGACTATTAGCAAAACTATATGGAATAGCGTTTACTATTCCTCATATGAATGTTCCTCAAACTCGGAACGGCGTTTAAGACCATGAATTATGGCAGCTGTTCCCAATATTAAATGAGGCATGAATATACGATGTGAGAAATTCAGTATCCAAGGTGACACTGCCAAAAACATACCTGTCAATACATAAAGAAGCAGATACACGTTTAATGGCATTACCCTAATAAATCCAGTACCACATTTGGTTATCATTCCATTTAAAATCAGAGTTGCAGATGCACTGTAAAGTATAATACTTTCTACTGATGAGTGAGATAGTTTAAAAAGAAATGGAACGATGAGCATGAGAATGGGAATGAGGTATCTTTTTCCTGCTTGTGATTGATTATAATCTATAGATGACATATCTAAATATTTTTTTAATTGAATTTTGATGAAATGAAAGGCAAATTTAAAAGCCTTATATATTCACTTTTTTACAAGATTTCTTAAGATACTTATACAATTCTCGACTTGTAGTAATCGCATGTTTATCTTTAATCAAACTACAAAGCTTTCAGAAATTCAACTATACAAATAAAGCTGCCTATTATTATGGCAGCTTTATTTTTTAATACAGTAGTTAAAAATTAGTATTACGATTTATCTTCAGCATCGTGTCCGTTTTGCTTAACCAGTTTGTTATAAATACCCAGCAGCAGAAAAGGCGACGCCCATTGTCCTACAAAGAGTGCCGTGTGCTTATGACCCAGGCATTTTAATGCCAAAGAAGTTCCCATAGAAGCTAGCGAAGCATATAAAAATAAATCTGATGGCAGCTTAGAAGTCTGTTCCTCAATTGCCTTAGCAGTAGCGCTTTCTGTGTTTTCATTTTCTAGTAACATAATTCTAGTTTTTAAAAATTAATATAGCGCAAAGTAGACTTTCATAGTAAGGCGTATTTACAGAATTCAAATCTATTTTTACAATATACATCTGATAATCAAATCAATAATTTACATTTAAAATAAAATGAATATGCTAGTTTATTAACGGTAAAGTAAAATAAAATACAGATCCTTTACCTTCTATACTCTCTACCCATATTCTGCCTCCATGCTCTAGCACAATTTGAGCAGCCAAATACAATCCTAATCCCATACCTGGAAAAGTATCCATATTATTGGTTGTGACACGAAAGAATTTGTCGAAAACTTTATCAAGATCCTTTTCTGGAATTCCGTAGCCTTCGTCTGCAATGCTTATCGTAACATCATTTTCTCCAGTATTACTTTCAACAGTTATAAGAGATTCTTTTGGGGAGTATTTTACCGAATTAGACAAGAGATTGGTTATTACTTGTTCAATGCGCTGTTTATCTCCTTTTACCTGTAACGGTTGTTCAATAATCAATTCAATTTTATGATTAGTAGTTCTCTGGATTTCCTGTATTCTCTCTTCTAAAATAGTATCTAGAGCCAGATATTCGAAATGAATCGGCATTTTTCCTTGTTCAATTTTAGTAATATCCAGAAGATTATTAATCAGTATGGTAAGACGATCAATCTGCTCGTTTAGTTTACCAAGCAGCACACTATCTTCAAGATTTCCTATTTCCTCAAGTCTTTCTTGTACGATTTCTGCATAAGCTTTTATACTGGTTACGGGTGTTTTGAGTTCATGACTGGCTACAACGATAAATTCACTGCGTTGTTTAAGCAGATCTTTTAACTGGAATTGGTTTTCCTGAAGTATTCTTTCAGATTCCTTACGTTCTGTAATGTCGTCAAATAATACAGCCACCTGTCGGTTTCCATGACCTACTCTCGAAACATGAACATTATACCATCGCTGGGTTGCTTGGTTATAATTTTCAACACGCTCCGCCACGCCGCTTCGGGCCACTCTGTCATAAGTATCAATCCAGGATTTTTCGAGGTTCGGTAAAAACTCGGTGGCAAGTTTCCCTACAGTGTCATTTCCTAATCCTGTCTGACGTGTAAATGCAGGGTTTACTTCCATCAATCTAAAGTTGACAGCTCTATCTTCTTCATCTCTCACCATCTCATGGATTAAAAATCCTTCATCAATTGAATTAAAAAGCGTACGGTATTTATCTTCAGCATGTTCTGCTATTTCGTCTTTTAAGCTTAATATTTCTTTTTCTGCATTTTTTTGAGCTGTTATATTTTGTGCAACAAACAACAGCTGGCTAGGATTATTATTTTTATCTCTGGCAAATACTTGTCCTCTCAGCGAAATTATGACCCATTGTTCATTATTATCTTTAATGCGATATTCTACTTTATTTTCCTCCCTGTCTTTAAGAGTATGAAATCGTTCATAAAATTCTTGAATGGCAGATATATCCTCAGGATGAAACAATTTAATACGGTCTTTAAAAGGCATTTTTTGTATTTCATCTACTTCAAAACCTATCCAGGTAAGCGTATCGCGGTTGGCATAAAGAATATTTCTAGAAGGAAACTCAACTACTGATACAACATCGGGCATCATTTCTGTAATACTATTTATAAAATGAGATTGCTCTCTCATTCCCTGTTCTGCTTTTTTCTGTTTGGAAATATCACGGCTGGTCATTACCAATCCATCATCAGATTTTACAAGTGCTTGATAAAACCAGCCTTCAAACTGTTCATAATGATAATACTGTTCATGCTGTACGGGTTCGCCGGTTTCAACTACACTGACCATTTTATCAAAAATACCACTCGGGATCACACCTGGATTTTTAGACAGTAATGAAGAGCCAATAACGTCACCGTTTTGGGCTACGCCTCCCTTGTTATTCATAATCCAGATAAAATCGACTATTTTATTATTTTGATCTCTAACTGATTGAAATACCTGAATAATATCAAGCGAATTATCGATGATAGTTTGTAAAAGCTGTAACTGTTTTTCTGTACTAAGACGATCTGTTTTAGGCTTGATGTTCGTCTCATGTAACGATTTATGTTTCTTCATAATTATGTAATAAGACCATTAACGAGTTCCAGCATTTCGCGTCTTTTAAAAGGTTTTTCTAAAAAAGCATTTGCTCCTGCTTTAAAAGCTGCAGGTGCTACTTGTGGACTTGCCGATATTATTATGATAGGAACTTTTGCAGTATCAGGCTTACTTTTTATCAAACTGCAGACGTCTAATCCGTCTACGCCTGATAATTGTTTATCAAGAATAAATAAATCTGGAATATCATAATTACCTTTTACCAGATTATCTCCATTTGAAAATACCGTTACTGCATAACCTGCACTTTGCAAAATCATCCTAATGGCATCTTGAATAGCCGAATCATCTTCTGTTAATATTACTTTTTTTTTATTTGTCATTTTATGCAGTTATTGAGAAAGGTAACAGTAAAAAGTACTTCCCTGACCAGGTTCACTATCGGCCTTTATAAATCCTTTATGCAGCCGGGCAGCTTTAAGAGCGATCGCCAATCCTTTTCCACTTCCTTTGTAGGCACCATGCGGATGAAGCTGCTGGAACAACTCAAAAATACGCTCGCTAAATCTGGATTCAAACCCAATCCCATTATCTTTAAACGCAATACAATAATAGCTTTCATTAGGACGAGCTTCTTTAAAAGAAATTTCTTTTCCCAAAACTTTCTCGCAGGTAATTAAAAGTTCAGGAACGACATCTTTTCGGATAAATTTAATAACATTCGATATCAGCTGTCTGAAAATCTGCTCTAATGCATTCGAATGTCCTTTTATAACTGGAAGTGTTCCTACGTTAATTAATAAACCTGCTGCTTGTATTTCATGACGTAAACCGTCTAGCACTTTTGACAGAATCGAATTAAGATCAACATGCTGCATTTCTTTCTTGGAAGTGCTCAGTGTAAGGAAACTAACAATATCATCCATAAGGAGTCCTAAACGCTGAAGACTAGTCTGCATTCGTCTGACATTTCCTTTGCCGCTGTCGGATAAATTTACGGCTTCATTCTTTTTTATCTGTTCAGCAAACATGTAGATTTTTCGAACAGGTTCCATCAAATCATGAGCAGCGATTTTGGCAAATGTTGCCATTTCTTCATTAGCATACTGTAACTCTGTATACTTTAAAAGCAATTGGTCATTCAGTTCTCTCAGCTGATCTTCGGCTTTAAATCTGTGGGATACATCATGAATAATCTGTAAAATGCCATTTATTTCTCCAGAACAATTTTGAAGAGGAACTACATGTGTTTCAAAATGTCCTTTTAAGTAGAAATCATCAGGGGGCAGAAAAAACTTTCTTCCTTCCAAAACATTCTCGAAAGCAGTATTAAAAACTGTTTTATTGGCTTCTGAAAATACGCTGAAAAAAGGTTTGTCGATTATATCATCACGCAAAAAACCTGTCCATGTTTCGATAACTGTATTACAGCTGATGATTTTAAAATCAGTATCAAGGGCGATCATTCCGTCAATACTTGCATTATTAATACTCATTGCCAGTTCGCTTCTGGCTTTCCAAAAGTCGGTTTTTTCAGATTTTAATTTTTTTTCTTGATTATTTTCTTTTTTCTGTTTCATTTGGGGGGACTGTTTATTTTTATATTAATCAGTCCTCAAATAGTATAACATACCATACAATCGGAAGACTGATGAATGATTTAATATTTGGTGAAATCAGATAGACTGGTGAATCAATATCTATAAGTGAAAGCAATTTACAATTTTTCTAAGAATAATTTTACGCTATTTCATCATTTAACAATAGGTTATTGGTTTGGCGATAGAGACTAAACAAAAAGATAAAAACTAGAAAATACAGCACTTCATCGCAGGTTTTCAAGAAAAGAATACAGCGCAAAATGTAAATTATGAAGTTTTAAATCAAAATAATGTAAAACATAAGCCCGCAATAATTCTACTTTTGAAATTATCCAAAGACACCCTAATTGAATAACAGGTCTATTTAGACCTGCCTACTATAGAAAGTAATCGGTAAGACTTATAAGATTTAGATGCATTTGCCATCATAAATTTAACATTAATGCCTGTATTTTCTATACGTTGTTATGGGCTGGTTTACAGCATCTATTTGCAGCTGTATTTTCTGCAAATAGTTTTCCTGCATTTTGATGCATGACCAAAATATACAAGTTACATTTTATTGAATGCAATTTTTTGTAAAACACTTATTTCCAATGAAATAACTGTTTTCTAAAATATTGCCCTCTTCGCTCATTCAATTTTGCGAAGAAAAAATTTTCACTTGTATATTAATAAAATCAACATCAAATGCTTACCATAGTAAAAGAAAATATAGAAACTCATAATGAAGAAACTTTACACAATCATTTTTCAGTTGTTGGAATAGGCACAAAAGGATCAGAAATTGAAATATTGAAAAATATAATTTCAGATTTAGCACCAGATTCTGGCATGGCATATCTAATTTTTGAAACTTTAGATTATCCCAAAACAGAAAATTTAAAAGAAATTCTTTCGACTCTCACCAAAATACCAGTGGTTGAAATTGTAAATGAAATTAATCTTCAGCCCAATCACATTTTTATTATTCCCGAAAATAATTTTTTGATAGCCGAAGATGGCATTTTAAAGCTAAAACCTAAAAATAGAAGTAGTATAAACCACAACTGTCTTGATCTGTTTTATGAGTCAATTGCTCATATATATAAAAGTCACACCATTGCAGTTCCTATTTCTGCTGTGTCATTGGACAGTTTTGCGGGCCTTAAAAAAGTCAAGGAACTTGGCGGAACAGCTTTGGCAGCTGTACATAAAAAAGGACTTATTCAAAATAAAAACACAGAAGAGTTTATCGATTATTTTGTTCCTTATCATTCTATTGCTTCTCAATTAAACCAGATACAAAAGAGTTATCTTTCCCATCCTGTTTATGAAGAAAATGACGCAACTGTTACAATCGAAGAAACTCAATCTCTCTATGAAATAATTGAAACTATCCATTTGCATACAGGCACCAATTTTCATTATTACAGACCCGACATTTTAAGGCGAAGGATTGCGAAACGAATGGTAATTACCAAAAAAGAAACCCTAACGGCCTATCTTACCATATTAAAAGACAATACTTCCGAACAAAGTGCTTTGTTTAACGATCTGCTTATTTCGGTAAGTTATTTTTTTAGAGATGCCCCATGTTTTGAAAAACTTTCAGAAAGTGTTTTTCCCTCTCTAATTGAAAATCAAAATCAAGAAAAAATAAGAATTTGGTCGGCTGGGTGTTCTACTGGCGAAGAAGCTTATTCGCTCGCCATCAGCCTGCATCAATATTTAGAACAAACTAAAAATCTTCACATTCACGTTCAAATTTTTGCTTCAGATTTATCTGAACATTGCATTGCAAAAGCCCGTTCCGGAATTTACAATATACAAGATGTTAAAAACATAAACGAAGCAGTACTTGAAAAATATTTTACCAAAAAAGACAACGGTTATCATGTTAATCAAATTATTCGTGATATGTGTGTTTTTGCTGTTCATGACCTTACTAAAGATACTCCTTTTTCCAAAATTGATTTAATAGCGTGCCGCAACGTTCTGCACTATTTTGATGCTGATTTACAAACTCAAATCTTAGCTTCGTTTCATTATTCTCTTCGTAACAAAGGGTTTCTTTTTCTGGGAGAATCTGAAACAGCAGATCAAGTTCCCTCATTATTTAAAGCAGTAGAAGAGCAAGAAAAAATATACGGCCGAAGAAACGATGTAAAACTAAATATAGAATCCTCCTTTCCTATTACAAAACCTATTCTTACTGCCGATATAAGTATTTCAGAAACCGAAATAGCTGAAATTAATTATGAAAAAATTGCAACCGATATCCTTCAACACTATTCTCCATCTGCTGTACTGATAAACAGTGAAATGGAAAT
This is a stretch of genomic DNA from Flavobacterium endoglycinae. It encodes these proteins:
- a CDS encoding sensor histidine kinase → MKQKKENNQEKKLKSEKTDFWKARSELAMSINNASIDGMIALDTDFKIISCNTVIETWTGFLRDDIIDKPFFSVFSEANKTVFNTAFENVLEGRKFFLPPDDFYLKGHFETHVVPLQNCSGEINGILQIIHDVSHRFKAEDQLRELNDQLLLKYTELQYANEEMATFAKIAAHDLMEPVRKIYMFAEQIKKNEAVNLSDSGKGNVRRMQTSLQRLGLLMDDIVSFLTLSTSKKEMQHVDLNSILSKVLDGLRHEIQAAGLLINVGTLPVIKGHSNALEQIFRQLISNVIKFIRKDVVPELLITCEKVLGKEISFKEARPNESYYCIAFKDNGIGFESRFSERIFELFQQLHPHGAYKGSGKGLAIALKAARLHKGFIKADSEPGQGSTFYCYLSQ
- a CDS encoding CheR family methyltransferase → MLTIVKENIETHNEETLHNHFSVVGIGTKGSEIEILKNIISDLAPDSGMAYLIFETLDYPKTENLKEILSTLTKIPVVEIVNEINLQPNHIFIIPENNFLIAEDGILKLKPKNRSSINHNCLDLFYESIAHIYKSHTIAVPISAVSLDSFAGLKKVKELGGTALAAVHKKGLIQNKNTEEFIDYFVPYHSIASQLNQIQKSYLSHPVYEENDATVTIEETQSLYEIIETIHLHTGTNFHYYRPDILRRRIAKRMVITKKETLTAYLTILKDNTSEQSALFNDLLISVSYFFRDAPCFEKLSESVFPSLIENQNQEKIRIWSAGCSTGEEAYSLAISLHQYLEQTKNLHIHVQIFASDLSEHCIAKARSGIYNIQDVKNINEAVLEKYFTKKDNGYHVNQIIRDMCVFAVHDLTKDTPFSKIDLIACRNVLHYFDADLQTQILASFHYSLRNKGFLFLGESETADQVPSLFKAVEEQEKIYGRRNDVKLNIESSFPITKPILTADISISETEIAEINYEKIATDILQHYSPSAVLINSEMEIVHFHGDTSAFLQQASGKPSFNILNMVSDEWAFELKNAILKSRNKKKNILGTNTATKKQKFLASFEVVYLPSYPDLSLIIFRKMPLFSSEQSENNEFKKDIHTITEKSVHDINEIKLSSEELTHYKEELQSSNEELACVNDELQDRSKELSLIRNLYESVVNTMREPMLIIDKNAVVSSANASFYSFFTTSPEETEGLSIFELGNSHWNIPEFKEAVLKKLSSQETIQNFKIVFNLDDDTQKIMILNASKIQNSVPDGMILIALEDITDLEKSKEAIKNKSEEITNSKKQLEYFTRAASNNLLEPVNKIYMFGKKVLDTEKTLSESGRHHLKRLLNSAVNLNQLMEDLIEYSQINCTDKPFKNTDLNVLVKKTVHELKTIITEHRADIHIDLLPVLSVVPSYIHKLFHHIITNSIKYAQKEIVPFIKISSQEALPEELKTIEAHSDSKYVKLTVSDNGSGFTKEYEKLIFEPFYRLHGNEKHYGSGLGLTIASKIVARHKGFVKAISEPLKGTTICIYLPVQNR
- a CDS encoding PAS domain-containing sensor histidine kinase, encoding MKKHKSLHETNIKPKTDRLSTEKQLQLLQTIIDNSLDIIQVFQSVRDQNNKIVDFIWIMNNKGGVAQNGDVIGSSLLSKNPGVIPSGIFDKMVSVVETGEPVQHEQYYHYEQFEGWFYQALVKSDDGLVMTSRDISKQKKAEQGMREQSHFINSITEMMPDVVSVVEFPSRNILYANRDTLTWIGFEVDEIQKMPFKDRIKLFHPEDISAIQEFYERFHTLKDREENKVEYRIKDNNEQWVIISLRGQVFARDKNNNPSQLLFVAQNITAQKNAEKEILSLKDEIAEHAEDKYRTLFNSIDEGFLIHEMVRDEEDRAVNFRLMEVNPAFTRQTGLGNDTVGKLATEFLPNLEKSWIDTYDRVARSGVAERVENYNQATQRWYNVHVSRVGHGNRQVAVLFDDITERKESERILQENQFQLKDLLKQRSEFIVVASHELKTPVTSIKAYAEIVQERLEEIGNLEDSVLLGKLNEQIDRLTILINNLLDITKIEQGKMPIHFEYLALDTILEERIQEIQRTTNHKIELIIEQPLQVKGDKQRIEQVITNLLSNSVKYSPKESLITVESNTGENDVTISIADEGYGIPEKDLDKVFDKFFRVTTNNMDTFPGMGLGLYLAAQIVLEHGGRIWVESIEGKGSVFYFTLPLIN
- a CDS encoding SPW repeat protein; translated protein: MSSIDYNQSQAGKRYLIPILMLIVPFLFKLSHSSVESIILYSASATLILNGMITKCGTGFIRVMPLNVYLLLYVLTGMFLAVSPWILNFSHRIFMPHLILGTAAIIHGLKRRSEFEEHSYEE
- a CDS encoding response regulator, with translation MTNKKKVILTEDDSAIQDAIRMILQSAGYAVTVFSNGDNLVKGNYDIPDLFILDKQLSGVDGLDVCSLIKSKPDTAKVPIIIISASPQVAPAAFKAGANAFLEKPFKRREMLELVNGLIT